In Gadus chalcogrammus isolate NIFS_2021 chromosome 13, NIFS_Gcha_1.0, whole genome shotgun sequence, a single genomic region encodes these proteins:
- the LOC130402413 gene encoding zinc finger BED domain-containing protein 5-like, producing the protein MVPSKLKRHLETKHPFHAERNLAYFKRARDLNQRQQDRLLDCVKVSEKAMEASYMLAELIAKQKKPHTIAETLILPACKIIAGVMLGPDAANELSKVPASDNTIKRRIDDMSEDIEQHLTEKLQASGRFSLQIDESTDISGAAQLLANVRYVDGDSIKETFFFCKEMASHTTGEEIFKVTDNYLKENNLCWSMCVSLCTDGAACMTGRVRGFIAKLCAEMGADHQSLILHTEVRWLSRGKVLSRFYELREELLEFSREHAVPHKDRLADESWCARLAYLADRFGHLHELNAKLQGRNENILSSTDKIRGFMGKLTLWREALEQGSMNMFPLASAAPQAASERAIYAEHLQTLKERFDRYFPRVADIEDNDWIRDPFNQESESSKEKLTMKEREEGAELRADRTLKLKFSELTLDQFWLVCASEYPTISHHAIDQLLHFPTTYLCELAFSTLVYMKNKTRSRLSVEQDLRVALSSVPPRIKKICAPRQAHVSH; encoded by the exons ATGGTTCCAAGCAAGCTGAAGAGGCACTTGGAAACCAAACATCCCTTCCACGCTGAGAGAAACCTGGCCTATTTCAAAAGAGCGCGGGATCTGAACCAGAGGCAGCAAGACCGTTTGTTGGATTGTGTGAAAGTGTCCGAAAAGGCAATGGAGGCTAGTTACATGTTAGCGGAGCTTATTGCAAAGCAAAAGAAGCCCCACACAATAGCGGAGACACTCATCCTCCCTGCTTGCAAAATAATTGCAGGTGTCATGCTGGGTCCAGATGCCGCAAATGAGCTATCCAAGGTGCCGGCATCTGATAACACAATCAAAAGACGAATAGATGACATGTCAGAAGACATTGAACAACATTTAACAGAGAAACTGCAGGCGAGCGGCAGATTTTCTCTTCAAATAGATGAATCGACCGACATAAGTGGGGCTGCCCAGCTCCTGGCAAACGTCAGGTATGTTGACGGTGACTCTATTAAAGAGACTTTTTTCTTCTGTAAAGAAATGGCAAGCCATACAACGGGAGAAGAAATATTCAAGGTAACTGATAACTACTTAAAAGAAAACAATCTGTGCTGGAGTATGTGCGTCAGTCTGTGCACGGATGGTGCGGCATGCATgacggggagagtgagaggcttTATTGCAAAG CTGTGCGCTGAGATGGGAGCCGACCACCAAAGCCTGATCCTCCACACAGAGGTACGATGGTTGTCTCGGGGGAAAGTCTTATCCCGTTTTTACGAGCTTCGGGAAGAGCTTTTGGAATTTTCACGTGAACACGCTGTCCCACATAAAGACAGGCTCGCGGATGAGAGCTGGTGCGCCAGGCTGGCTTACCTTGCAGACAGATTTGGGCATCTCCACGAGTTAAACGCCAAGCTTCAGGGCAGGAATGAAAACATTTTATCATCCACAGACAAGATTCGGGGCTTTATGGGCAAACTGACCCTGTGGCGCGAGGCTTTGGAACAGGGCTCCATGAACATGTTCCCGCTGGCATCAGCTGCGCCACAGGCAGCCAGTGAGCGCGCTATATATGCCGAACACCTTCAGACCTTAAAAGAGAGGTTTGATCGCTATTTTCCACGTGTGGCGGACATCGAGGACAATGACTGGATCCGAGACCCATTCAACCAGGAGTCCGAGTCCTCAAAAGAGAAGCTCactatgaaggagagagaggagggcgcAGAGCTCCGTGCGGACCGCACGCTGAAACTGAAATTTAGTGAGCTCACACTCGATCAGTTTTGGTTGGTTTGTGCATCAGAATATCCAACCATCTCCCACCACGCTATCGACCAACTTCTTCATTTCCCCACCACCTACCTGTGTGAGTTGGCGTTCTCCACTCTTGTTTACATGAAGAACAAGACCAGGTCACGGCTCTCTGTTGAGCAGGACTTGCGAGTGGCCCTCTCCTCCGTGCCACCAAGGATTAAAAAAATCTGTGCGCCCCGACAGGCACATGTGTCCCACTGA